Proteins from a single region of Hymenobacter aquaticus:
- a CDS encoding leucine-rich repeat-containing protein kinase family protein, translated as MHTLEQLRSGALAGATRLDLSCGLTEFPREIFTLADTLEVLNLTGNQLAALPADLPRLSKLRILFCSDNRFTEVPAVLGQCRQLRMVGFKANQIRTLPGAALPPQLRWLILTDNQLQELPAEIGECRQLQKLMLAGNQLTALPETLRHCTSLELLRLAANRLAELPAWLLALPRLTWLAYAGNPFSAAAEAAAEARHPIRPIAWPELSLGRELGQGASGVISQARWQPEDGVPPREVAVKVFKGAVTSDGLPHSEMVACISAGAHPSLTTVEGKITGHPAGAEALVLALIPPDFRILAGPPSFDTCTRDVYAPGTRFSLEAVLRIARGIASAAEHLHRRGILHGDLYAHNILTTPTGAALLSDFGAASFFDPAAAALARALQQLEVRAFGCLLEELLTYCAAAPEETRALWELQRRCGRPVGERPQFGEIMAALAAA; from the coding sequence ATGCACACCCTCGAACAGCTGCGCAGCGGCGCGTTGGCCGGCGCCACCCGCCTCGACCTTTCCTGCGGCCTCACCGAATTTCCCCGCGAGATTTTCACCCTGGCCGACACGCTGGAAGTCCTGAACCTGACTGGCAACCAGCTCGCGGCCCTGCCCGCCGATTTGCCCCGGCTCAGCAAGCTGCGCATCCTGTTCTGCTCCGATAACCGCTTTACCGAGGTGCCCGCCGTGCTGGGTCAGTGCCGGCAGCTGCGCATGGTGGGCTTCAAGGCCAACCAGATCCGGACGCTGCCGGGGGCCGCGCTGCCCCCGCAGCTGCGCTGGCTGATTCTGACCGACAACCAGCTGCAAGAGCTGCCCGCCGAAATCGGGGAGTGTCGGCAGCTGCAAAAGCTGATGCTGGCCGGCAACCAGCTCACGGCCCTGCCCGAAACCCTGCGCCACTGCACCAGCCTGGAGCTGCTGCGCCTGGCCGCCAACCGCCTCGCCGAGCTGCCGGCCTGGCTGCTGGCGTTGCCCCGCCTGACGTGGCTGGCCTACGCCGGCAACCCGTTCAGTGCCGCCGCCGAAGCCGCCGCCGAAGCCCGGCACCCCATTCGCCCCATTGCCTGGCCCGAGCTGAGCCTGGGCCGGGAGCTGGGGCAAGGCGCCTCGGGCGTGATTTCGCAGGCCCGCTGGCAGCCTGAGGATGGTGTCCCGCCTCGGGAGGTGGCCGTGAAAGTGTTCAAAGGGGCCGTCACCAGCGACGGACTGCCCCACAGCGAAATGGTGGCCTGCATCAGCGCCGGCGCGCATCCGAGCCTGACGACGGTGGAGGGCAAGATAACCGGGCACCCGGCCGGGGCCGAAGCCCTGGTGCTGGCGCTCATCCCGCCCGATTTCCGGATTCTGGCCGGGCCGCCCAGCTTCGACACCTGCACCCGCGACGTGTACGCCCCCGGCACCCGGTTTAGTCTGGAAGCGGTGCTGCGCATCGCGCGCGGCATTGCCTCGGCGGCCGAGCACCTGCACCGGCGCGGCATCCTGCACGGCGACTTGTACGCCCACAACATCCTGACCACGCCCACCGGCGCGGCCCTGCTCAGCGACTTCGGGGCCGCCAGCTTCTTCGACCCCGCCGCCGCGGCCCTTGCCCGGGCACTGCAACAGCTGGAAGTGCGGGCCTTCGGCTGCCTGCTGGAAGAGCTGCTGACGTACTGCGCGGCCGCCCCCGAAGAAACCCGGGCGCTGTGGGAGCTGCAACGGCGCTGCGGGCGGCCGGTGGGCGAACGGCCTCAATTTGGCGAAATCATGGCGGCGTTGGCGGCCGCTTAA
- a CDS encoding gliding motility-associated C-terminal domain-containing protein, translated as MRLSSYSGDRDGFVAKLTDAGSSGTFVWAQQFGGWASDRATSLAVSGTSVYVGGYYQSPTATFGSLTLTNPSAGFLGDGYVAKVEDAGTTSRVVWAQRIGGRGNETVEALAVQGNGLYLTGAFGQEATAFGSTVLLGAGATDVFVAKLTDAGPSSTFTWAQAAGSTADESGTALAVQGANVYVGGFFTGQLIRFGPLSLTNRGSSGFDGFVAKLTDAGATGSFTWVQSVASTGRQSDEYLSAVVPHGNGVCITGSFGSPSISFGTTTLLSAGIFSLGDIFVAQLDDQGTSSSWAWAQRAGSPEIDQGNALAIVGTDVYVGGYVSTPASFGSLPPVGALSGIGSGFLARLGEASTVRISGATEICAGGQVPLQATPSALAATYVWSTGATTATITVTQPGTYTVTATFPGGATATAMHQVVGIQPVVSILGDTLLCPGGSIRLTASAPGAASLRWNTGSPLTTLDVTSPGVYELTATYGAGCSVTRRVTVVGPSVTISGPMAACVSAGSPALLTALAPGATTFRWSTGATTASISTAQTGTYQVTATFPAGCTATASYAVLAPVAAITGQTLLCPGATTTLSARDAAAAAYRWNTGATGPELVVGEPGIYSVRVTFPGGCSSEAQHVVQQLPGNPPFTLGADTTLCEGQGIVLQLPALPDAAGTTYRWSDGSTGATLRVQAAGTYSVERRTNCGVQTASRRIEVQRCWLVPNVVTPNGDGKNDRFAPQGLQGDWSLEVFNRWGKQVYTAETYRNEWGDVPAGIYYYVLRQPGSTHVLRGWVEVMGSARD; from the coding sequence ATGCGTCTCAGTAGTTATAGTGGTGACAGAGATGGTTTCGTCGCCAAGCTGACCGACGCGGGCTCGTCCGGCACGTTCGTCTGGGCCCAGCAGTTTGGCGGGTGGGCCAGTGATAGAGCCACCTCGCTGGCCGTCAGCGGTACGAGCGTGTACGTTGGCGGTTATTACCAGAGTCCTACCGCCACCTTTGGCTCCCTGACGCTGACCAACCCCAGCGCGGGTTTCCTGGGCGATGGGTACGTGGCCAAGGTGGAGGATGCCGGCACCACATCCCGGGTGGTATGGGCACAACGCATCGGGGGACGGGGCAATGAGACCGTGGAGGCGCTGGCCGTGCAGGGCAACGGCTTGTACCTGACGGGAGCCTTTGGGCAGGAAGCCACGGCCTTCGGATCTACGGTGCTACTGGGGGCCGGCGCAACCGACGTATTCGTGGCCAAACTGACGGATGCCGGTCCGTCCAGCACCTTTACCTGGGCCCAGGCTGCGGGCAGCACTGCGGACGAATCCGGTACGGCCCTGGCCGTGCAGGGGGCCAACGTGTACGTCGGGGGCTTCTTTACCGGACAACTTATCCGCTTTGGTCCGCTCTCGCTAACGAACCGAGGCAGTTCCGGCTTTGACGGCTTTGTGGCCAAGCTCACCGATGCGGGAGCGACCGGTAGCTTTACTTGGGTACAGTCCGTGGCCAGCACGGGCCGACAGAGTGACGAATACCTGTCCGCTGTGGTGCCGCATGGCAATGGCGTCTGCATCACTGGCTCTTTTGGCAGTCCCTCGATTTCATTTGGTACTACGACGCTCCTTAGTGCCGGTATTTTCAGCTTAGGAGACATATTTGTGGCCCAACTGGATGATCAAGGGACATCCTCCAGCTGGGCTTGGGCACAGCGGGCCGGCAGTCCCGAAATCGACCAGGGAAATGCTCTGGCCATCGTCGGCACAGATGTGTACGTGGGCGGCTACGTCTCCACCCCGGCTAGCTTCGGCTCGCTGCCTCCGGTAGGTGCGCTGTCGGGGATAGGCAGCGGGTTTTTGGCCCGTTTGGGCGAAGCCTCGACCGTGCGCATTAGTGGCGCTACCGAAATTTGCGCCGGCGGCCAAGTACCGTTGCAGGCGACGCCCTCTGCACTGGCGGCCACCTATGTCTGGAGTACTGGTGCCACTACGGCCACCATTACCGTAACCCAGCCGGGTACGTATACCGTTACGGCTACCTTTCCCGGTGGAGCTACCGCCACGGCCATGCATCAGGTGGTGGGCATTCAGCCCGTGGTGTCTATCCTGGGTGACACCCTGCTCTGCCCGGGCGGCAGCATCCGTCTGACGGCTTCCGCGCCGGGCGCGGCTTCCCTGCGCTGGAATACGGGCTCGCCGCTTACGACGCTGGACGTCACGTCACCCGGCGTGTATGAGCTCACCGCCACGTATGGGGCGGGCTGTAGCGTCACGCGTCGCGTCACCGTTGTAGGGCCCAGCGTAACCATCAGCGGGCCCATGGCTGCCTGCGTCAGTGCCGGTAGCCCAGCGCTGCTGACAGCCCTGGCGCCGGGCGCTACCACGTTTCGCTGGAGTACCGGGGCTACTACGGCCAGCATTTCGACTGCCCAGACCGGGACCTACCAGGTAACGGCAACCTTTCCCGCCGGCTGCACCGCCACGGCAAGCTACGCCGTTCTGGCCCCGGTAGCCGCTATTACGGGCCAAACACTGCTGTGCCCGGGCGCAACGACCACGCTTTCCGCGCGGGACGCCGCCGCCGCGGCTTACCGCTGGAATACGGGCGCTACGGGCCCGGAGCTTGTCGTCGGGGAGCCGGGCATCTACTCCGTGCGCGTTACCTTCCCGGGCGGCTGCTCCAGCGAGGCCCAGCACGTGGTACAGCAGCTGCCGGGCAATCCGCCTTTCACCCTCGGTGCCGACACCACGCTGTGCGAGGGCCAAGGCATAGTACTGCAACTGCCGGCTTTACCGGACGCAGCTGGTACCACGTACCGGTGGTCGGATGGCTCTACCGGGGCCACGCTGCGGGTGCAGGCAGCAGGCACGTACTCCGTGGAGCGTCGTACCAACTGTGGCGTGCAGACGGCCAGCCGCCGCATCGAGGTGCAGCGCTGCTGGCTGGTGCCCAACGTGGTGACGCCCAACGGGGACGGCAAGAACGACCGGTTTGCGCCCCAGGGCCTACAGGGCGACTGGTCACTGGAAGTCTTTAACCGCTGGGGCAAACAGGTATACACCGCTGAAACCTACCGCAACGAGTGGGGCGACGTACCGGCGGGGATCTATTATTACGTGCTGCGCCAGCCCGGCAGCACGCACGTGCTGCGCGGGTGGGTGGAAGTCATGGGCTCGGCCCGAGAC
- a CDS encoding DUF5916 domain-containing protein, protein MPFTAPLRFLLLLALFSAGPAASRAQTAPATAAPKRQLQAVRLTGAIRLDGVLDEAAWQQAPVASDFVQQRPNPGVPERHRTEVRVLYDDASLYVGAILHDVSPDSILREMTARDKFGNSDLFCIFLDTYHDQLNGYNFGVTPAGVQYDARYSPAGGEDFNWNAVWDARTSIRGTDWYAEMRIPYSAIRFSKASEQLWGLNFARQRKRDNAQFFWNEVKPAVNGFVNQWGELRGIRDVQPPLRLSLTPYVSSYVNHNPLSAEGTRRTTTSLNGGADVKWGINESFTLDATLVPDFGQVQSDNQVLNLSPFEVQFAENRQFFTEGTELFSKGNLFYSRRVGATPIGFYDVKAGPGEQLVRNPAETQLLNATKVSGRTRKGLGIGVFNAVSNSMYATVRNTETGAERELMTQPLSNYNIVVLDQSLKNNSYVSLINTNVTRAGRTYDANVTGGLFRLNDKHNAYGLDGSLVYSRRRGQVFGKNKSINDQDGYKYTLGLSKISGSFTWDVNHRIESDTYNPNDLGILFGNNNITQSVSVAYRKYQPFWKVNNMAFFGQIGHSLLYKPARYQSLYVYHGFNTTFTRSFLQVGYDVQYNATTHDFFEPRTTSLGEYFVRVPANTDFVAFLNSDTRKPLALGLNAGIQHYAHDERLDRPRRVRYSLGVYPRYRVNNHLTFRYNLDWSRSAHQLGYVNGGLDAEQALDKPFLDKVLLGRRHVSTVSNVVSVAYTFTNRMSLTLRTRHYTSNVRYLEFVTLRPDGEETPADYRRSRDNTYNAFNVDAVYSWWFAPGSQISIVWKNANSPDLQANEFTPLYFSNLSNTINTPHNNSVSVKVLYYLDYLALRKRRG, encoded by the coding sequence ATGCCGTTCACTGCTCCGCTTCGTTTCCTGCTGCTGCTGGCTTTGTTCAGCGCTGGTCCGGCGGCATCCCGGGCCCAGACCGCGCCGGCCACGGCCGCGCCCAAGCGCCAGCTCCAGGCCGTGCGCCTCACCGGGGCCATCCGGCTGGATGGGGTGCTCGACGAGGCCGCGTGGCAGCAGGCGCCCGTGGCTTCCGACTTCGTGCAGCAGCGGCCCAACCCCGGCGTGCCCGAGCGGCACCGCACCGAAGTGCGCGTGCTCTACGACGACGCCAGCCTCTACGTGGGCGCCATCCTGCACGACGTGTCGCCCGACTCGATTCTGCGCGAAATGACGGCCCGGGACAAGTTTGGCAACTCCGACCTGTTCTGCATCTTCCTCGACACCTACCACGACCAGCTCAACGGCTACAACTTCGGCGTGACGCCGGCCGGCGTGCAGTACGACGCGCGCTACTCGCCGGCCGGGGGCGAAGATTTCAACTGGAACGCCGTGTGGGATGCCCGCACCAGCATCCGGGGCACCGACTGGTACGCCGAAATGCGGATTCCGTACTCGGCCATTCGGTTCAGCAAGGCGTCCGAGCAGCTCTGGGGGCTCAACTTTGCTAGGCAGCGCAAGCGCGACAACGCCCAGTTTTTCTGGAACGAGGTGAAGCCCGCCGTGAACGGCTTCGTGAACCAGTGGGGTGAGTTGCGCGGCATCCGGGACGTGCAGCCCCCGCTGCGCCTGTCGCTGACGCCCTACGTGAGCAGCTACGTGAACCACAACCCGCTGAGCGCCGAGGGTACGCGCCGCACCACCACGAGCCTCAACGGCGGGGCCGACGTGAAGTGGGGCATCAACGAAAGCTTCACCCTGGATGCCACGCTGGTGCCCGACTTCGGGCAGGTGCAGAGCGACAACCAGGTGCTGAACCTGTCGCCCTTCGAGGTGCAGTTTGCCGAAAACCGCCAGTTCTTTACCGAGGGCACCGAGCTGTTCAGCAAGGGCAACCTGTTTTACTCGCGCCGGGTGGGGGCCACGCCCATCGGCTTCTACGACGTGAAGGCCGGCCCGGGCGAGCAGCTGGTGCGCAACCCCGCCGAAACCCAGCTGCTGAACGCCACCAAGGTATCGGGGCGCACGCGCAAGGGGCTGGGCATCGGGGTGTTCAACGCCGTCAGCAACTCGATGTACGCCACGGTGCGCAACACCGAAACCGGGGCCGAGCGTGAGCTTATGACCCAGCCGCTGAGCAACTACAACATTGTCGTGCTCGACCAGAGCCTGAAGAACAACTCCTACGTGTCGCTGATCAACACCAACGTGACGCGCGCGGGCCGCACCTACGACGCCAACGTGACGGGCGGCCTGTTTCGGCTGAACGACAAGCACAACGCCTACGGCCTGGACGGCAGCCTGGTGTACTCGCGGCGGCGGGGGCAGGTGTTTGGGAAGAATAAGAGCATCAACGACCAGGACGGCTACAAGTACACGCTGGGGCTGAGCAAAATCAGCGGCAGCTTCACCTGGGACGTAAACCACCGCATCGAGTCGGATACTTACAACCCCAACGATTTGGGCATTCTGTTCGGCAACAACAACATCACGCAGTCGGTGAGCGTGGCCTACCGCAAGTACCAGCCGTTCTGGAAGGTGAACAACATGGCCTTTTTCGGCCAGATCGGCCATTCGCTGCTCTACAAGCCCGCCCGCTACCAGAGCCTGTACGTCTACCACGGCTTCAACACGACCTTCACCAGAAGCTTTCTGCAGGTGGGCTACGACGTGCAGTACAACGCCACCACCCACGACTTTTTCGAGCCGCGCACCACGTCGTTGGGCGAGTACTTCGTGCGCGTGCCGGCCAACACCGACTTCGTGGCGTTTCTGAACTCCGACACCCGCAAGCCGCTGGCCCTGGGCCTGAATGCCGGTATCCAACATTACGCCCACGATGAGCGCCTGGACCGGCCGCGCCGGGTGCGCTACAGCCTGGGCGTGTACCCGCGCTACCGCGTGAACAACCACCTCACGTTTCGCTACAACCTCGACTGGAGCCGCAGCGCCCACCAGCTGGGCTACGTGAACGGCGGCCTCGACGCGGAGCAGGCGCTGGACAAGCCGTTTCTGGATAAGGTGCTGCTGGGCCGCCGCCACGTGAGCACCGTGTCCAACGTGGTGTCGGTGGCCTACACCTTCACCAACCGCATGTCGCTGACGCTGCGCACCCGCCACTACACCAGCAACGTGCGCTACCTGGAGTTTGTCACGCTGCGGCCCGACGGTGAGGAAACCCCGGCCGACTACCGCCGCTCCCGCGACAACACCTACAACGCCTTCAACGTGGACGCGGTGTACTCGTGGTGGTTTGCGCCCGGCTCCCAGATCAGCATCGTCTGGAAAAACGCCAACAGCCCCGACCTTCAGGCCAACGAGTTTACCCCGCTCTACTTCAGCAACCTGAGCAACACCATCAACACGCCCCACAATAACTCGGTGTCGGTGAAGGTGCTCTATTATCTGGATTACCTGGCGTTGCGCAAGCGCCGGGGGTAA